The Engystomops pustulosus chromosome 4, aEngPut4.maternal, whole genome shotgun sequence genome contains a region encoding:
- the LOC140125841 gene encoding uncharacterized protein: MSRDRLRTEGNQPLRERQLTFRILYQQPTLIGILTENDRRIFNDLLDLLQENEGPSVIKEIQDLKIDNNRGRNIIPQEQEAIRNLSNNKTFIIREADKGGNVVLWYLEEYMKEAKRQLNNRQFYYALPTDPTDTFKRKIDRLISTAVEHGIITKKEAKYLQVDKPVTPTFYLVPKIHKSLESPPVHHHQPRFLCQRLYAPYRAVGTGTEETCMEFISELNDNNLNIKLIPQISENTVEFLDLGLSMDENKIKTSLYRKPTATNSVLHYDSFHPRHLKKAIPYGQFLRLKRNCSDDCDYRTHTADLTARLKA, translated from the exons ATGTCACGTGACCGGCTCCGGACCGAGGGGAACCAGCCACTTCGGGAAcg ACAATTAACTTTCAGAATTCTCTACCAACAACCCACGTTGATTGGAATTCTCACTGAAAATGACCGACGTATCTTCAATGACCTGCTAGATCTCTTACAGGAGAACGAAGGACCTTCAG TGATCAAGGAAATACAAGACCTCAAAATCGACAATAACCGAGGCAGGAACATCATCCCACAGGAACAAGAAGCAATCAGAAACCTCAGCAACAACAAGACATTTATTATTAGAGAGGCGGACAAGGGCGGTAACGTAGTGTTGTGGTATTTAGAAGAGTATATGAAAGAAGCCAAAAGACAACTTAACAACAGGCAATTTTATTATGCATTACCAACAGATCCAACAGACACATTCAAAAGGAAAATAGACCGTCTGATCTCCACAGCAGTGGAACATGGAATCATTACAAAAAAAGAGGCCAAGTATCTTCAGGTGGACAAACCAGTCACACCAACCTTTTATCTCGTCCCTAAGATCCACAAGTCCCTGGAATCACCACCAG TCCATCATCACCAACCTAGATTCCTATGTCAGAGACTCTATGCACCTTATCGAGCAGTTGGAACA GGTACGGAAGAGACATGTATGGAGTTCATTTCAGAACTAAATGACAACAACTTGAACATTAAATTGATCCCACAAATCTCAGAGAATACAGTAGAATTTTTGGACCTAGGACTCAGTATGGATGAGAATAAAATCAAAACATCTCTATACCGCAAACCAACAGCCACAAATAGTGTCCTACATTATGACAGCTTCCACCCCAGACATCTCAAGAAGGCAATACCTTACGGTCAATTTCTAAGATTGAAAAGAAATTGCAGTGATGACTGTGATTATAGGACACATACGGCTGATCTTACAGCACGACTTAAGGCATGA